From a single Ailuropoda melanoleuca isolate Jingjing chromosome 12, ASM200744v2, whole genome shotgun sequence genomic region:
- the LOC109490398 gene encoding V-type proton ATPase subunit G 1-like produces the protein MYFYSLLCLLATHLGFRVAVATTSQWQSIWQLLRPDKWEAERVSEACKWKNRRLKRGKEGAPTEIEQYCLQREKEFKAKEAVLRCGDRDAGEDDHPQTYFQPNSDEILGTVSAFVCDIRPEIHEHHRINREGKKEQLCVWIGQCAPGGQS, from the exons ATGTACTTCTACAGTTTGCTGTGTCTGCTG GCCACTCACCTTGGCTTCAGAGTGGCCGTCGCCACAACCAGCCAGTGGCAGAGCATCTGGCAACTGCTGCGGCCCGACAAGTGGGAGGCTGAGAGGGTGTCGGAGGCCTGCAAGTGGAAGAACAGGAGGCTGAAGCGGGGCAAAGAAGGCGCTCCAACTGAAATTGAACAGTACTGCCTGCAAAGAGAGAAGGAGTTCAAGGCTAAAGAAGCTGTACTTCGGTGTGGGGACAGAGATGCAGGAGAAGATGACCATCCTCAGACCTACTTCCAGCCGAACAGCGATGAAATCCTGGGTACTGTCTCGGCCTTCGTCTGTGACATCCGGCCAGAAATCCATGAACACCACCGCATaaatagagagggaaagaaggagcagCTCTGCGTGTGgattg GACAATGCGCCCCAGGAGGACAGAGCTGA